From Lawsonia intracellularis PHE/MN1-00, the proteins below share one genomic window:
- the tatC gene encoding twin-arginine translocase subunit TatC, which translates to MPLLEHLSELRKRLTKCIIVIGVVFITCYSISDILFHYLALPLITVMPADTKLIFTSVPEGFFVYLKIAFVAALFITSPYIFYQIWLFISPGLYDEEKKYILPLSICSAAFFLGGAAFCYFFVFPFVFVFFMSYSTDTIVAMPSLSNYLSFSLKMLVAFGLIFEMPLFAFFLGKMNLINAEKMRSIRKYAILVVFIVAAILTPPDVFSQILMAIPMLILYELSIWVVALSAGHKEKRK; encoded by the coding sequence ATGCCTTTGTTAGAGCATTTATCAGAATTAAGGAAAAGGCTTACTAAGTGTATTATTGTTATTGGAGTAGTATTTATCACATGTTATAGTATATCAGATATACTATTTCATTATCTTGCTCTCCCATTAATAACTGTAATGCCAGCAGACACAAAATTGATTTTTACTAGTGTCCCTGAGGGTTTTTTTGTATATCTTAAGATAGCTTTTGTTGCAGCACTGTTTATTACTAGTCCTTATATTTTTTACCAAATATGGTTATTTATATCCCCAGGGCTTTATGATGAAGAGAAAAAGTATATTTTGCCACTATCTATATGTTCAGCTGCATTTTTTTTAGGAGGTGCGGCATTTTGTTATTTTTTTGTCTTTCCTTTTGTTTTTGTTTTTTTTATGAGCTATTCTACAGATACTATTGTAGCAATGCCATCTCTTAGTAATTATTTGTCTTTTTCTCTCAAGATGTTAGTTGCTTTTGGTCTTATTTTTGAAATGCCTTTATTTGCATTTTTTCTTGGTAAAATGAACCTTATTAATGCTGAAAAAATGCGTTCTATACGTAAGTATGCTATTCTTGTAGTATTTATTGTAGCAGCTATACTTACACCTCCTGACGTTTTTTCTCAAATACTTATGGCTATTCCTATGTTGATATTATACGAGTTGAGTATATGGGTTGTTGCATTGTCAGCAGGACACAAAGAAAAAAGAAAATAG
- the tatB gene encoding Sec-independent protein translocase protein TatB has product MFGIGGTELLLILLVALLVLGPKSIPQIARTLGKALREFRQVSSEFQHTLNTEITFEEHEKKVKAGNTVSSVKNNVDNNETTISESPLSTSDTLSTSFVSSNDKDDGKHSLNKEQAEKASI; this is encoded by the coding sequence ATGTTTGGTATTGGTGGTACAGAACTTCTTTTAATTTTACTTGTAGCATTACTAGTCCTTGGACCAAAAAGTATTCCCCAAATTGCAAGGACATTAGGAAAAGCTTTAAGAGAATTTAGGCAAGTTTCTTCAGAATTTCAACATACTCTTAATACTGAGATAACATTTGAAGAGCATGAAAAGAAAGTTAAAGCAGGTAACACCGTAAGTAGTGTAAAAAATAATGTAGATAATAATGAGACAACAATATCTGAAAGTCCTTTATCTACAAGCGACACACTATCTACTTCATTTGTGTCTTCTAATGATAAGGATGATGGCAAACATTCTCTTAATAAAGAGCAGGCTGAGAAGGCATCTATATGA
- the guaA gene encoding glutamine-hydrolyzing GMP synthase translates to MQNKVIVIDYGSQFTQLIARRIRELGVYSEVYPCTVSKEVLASLQPSAIILSGGPASVGASDAPQLDDIIFDFNVPILGICYGMQLIAQCFGGILAYSQTREYGPAEFILEGNSILWDGISHKPFSRVWMSHGDTVEFPPPNFTVIGRTNTLNVGAIANEEKKVYAVQFHPEVSHSEDGEQIIRNFLFKIVGIAPDWTMSSFIEKIITQAQKTIGDGNVVCALSGGVDSTVVALILNQAIGKRLHCIFVDNGLLREGEKDEVISYLREHFDLNLIFVQAQDRFLKQLEGIQDPEEKRKIIGHTFIDVFDEEARAIGKVDFLAQGTLYSDIIESIPHRGSSVVIKSHHNVGGLPEKMSLKLIEPLKELFKDEVRKVAVELGLPDSIIWRHPFPGPGLAIRIIGEVTQERLTILRKADKIVEEELKSFGWYKRIWQGFAILLPLKTVGVMGDGRTYENVIALRCVDSRDAMTADWVRLPSQLLETISKRIINEVKGINRVVYDISSKPPSTIEWE, encoded by the coding sequence ATGCAGAATAAAGTTATTGTGATAGATTATGGTTCACAATTTACTCAGCTTATAGCACGTCGGATACGTGAGTTAGGTGTATATTCTGAAGTGTATCCTTGTACTGTTAGTAAAGAAGTTTTAGCTTCTTTACAACCATCAGCGATTATTTTGTCTGGGGGACCCGCAAGTGTAGGAGCATCTGATGCCCCACAGTTAGATGATATTATCTTTGATTTTAATGTACCTATTCTTGGTATTTGTTATGGAATGCAACTTATTGCTCAATGCTTTGGAGGAATTCTTGCATATTCACAAACACGTGAATATGGTCCTGCTGAGTTTATACTAGAAGGAAACTCTATTCTTTGGGATGGTATTAGCCATAAACCTTTCTCTCGTGTCTGGATGTCTCATGGTGATACTGTAGAGTTTCCACCTCCAAACTTTACAGTTATTGGGAGAACAAACACACTTAACGTGGGTGCAATCGCAAATGAAGAGAAAAAGGTATATGCTGTACAGTTTCATCCGGAAGTTTCTCATTCAGAAGATGGAGAACAAATTATCCGTAACTTTCTTTTTAAGATAGTAGGTATTGCTCCTGATTGGACTATGTCTTCATTTATAGAAAAGATTATCACACAAGCACAGAAAACGATAGGGGATGGAAACGTTGTTTGTGCATTATCTGGTGGTGTAGACTCTACAGTTGTAGCTCTTATATTAAACCAAGCAATTGGTAAAAGACTTCATTGTATTTTTGTTGATAATGGTTTGTTGCGTGAAGGAGAAAAGGATGAAGTTATTTCTTACTTACGTGAACACTTTGATTTAAATCTTATTTTTGTCCAAGCACAAGACCGTTTCCTTAAACAACTAGAAGGTATTCAAGATCCTGAAGAAAAAAGAAAAATTATTGGTCATACTTTTATTGATGTCTTTGATGAAGAGGCAAGAGCAATTGGAAAAGTAGACTTTTTGGCACAAGGAACATTATATTCAGATATAATAGAATCTATCCCTCATAGAGGTTCAAGTGTTGTTATAAAGAGTCATCATAATGTTGGTGGACTTCCAGAAAAAATGTCTTTGAAACTTATAGAACCTTTAAAAGAACTATTTAAAGATGAAGTCCGTAAAGTTGCTGTAGAGCTTGGATTACCAGATTCCATTATTTGGAGACATCCCTTTCCTGGTCCAGGCCTTGCCATCCGTATTATAGGTGAAGTTACTCAAGAGCGTTTAACTATATTGCGTAAAGCAGATAAAATTGTTGAGGAAGAACTCAAAAGTTTTGGTTGGTATAAAAGAATTTGGCAAGGTTTTGCAATTCTTTTACCTCTAAAGACTGTTGGTGTTATGGGGGATGGAAGAACATACGAAAATGTCATAGCATTACGTTGTGTTGATAGTAGAGATGCTATGACAGCTGATTGGGTTCGTTTACCTTCACAACTTTTGGAAACTATCTCTAAACGGATTATAAATGAAGTAAAAGGTATTAATAGGGTTGTATACGATATTTCGTCTAAACCTCCTAGTACAATTGAGTGGGAGTAA
- the guaB gene encoding IMP dehydrogenase — protein MNQDITNKIRYKALTFDDVLLIPAYSEVTPDKVNISAWLTPSLLLSIPFISAAMDTVTESAMAISMARAGGIGIIHKNMSISRQKMEVEKVKKSENGMILDPVTVRPEDTVEHALELMQLYRVSGLPVVQDKTLIGIVTNRDVRFVEDLSNTFVHEVMTRENLVTVPVGTTLDEAKHHLHMHRIEKLLVVNEAGQLAGLLTMKDIDKIQKYPNACKDDKGRLCVGAAIGVGSDCEARAEALLMAGVDVLVLDSAHGHSKNILHAVKVIKHSFPNCQLIAGNVATYEAAKSLLLAGADAIKVGIGPGSICTTRVVAGVGVPQVTAVMECSKAAREMDRCCISDGGIKFSGDVVKALAVGANTVMVGSLFAGTEESPGETILYQGRTYKIYRGMGSIDAMKDGSSDRYFQDTNKKLVPEGIVGRVPYRGPVSDTIYQLVGGLSSGMGYCGASDLKTLFNTSQLVIISSAGLRESHVHDVIITKEAPNYRVDTP, from the coding sequence ATGAATCAAGATATAACAAATAAAATTCGTTATAAAGCGTTAACGTTTGATGATGTTTTATTAATTCCTGCATACTCTGAGGTTACTCCTGATAAAGTAAATATTTCTGCTTGGTTAACACCATCACTATTGCTAAGTATCCCATTTATTTCTGCTGCAATGGATACTGTTACAGAGTCTGCTATGGCAATCTCTATGGCAAGAGCTGGAGGTATAGGTATTATTCATAAGAATATGAGTATCTCTAGGCAAAAGATGGAGGTAGAAAAAGTTAAAAAGTCTGAAAATGGTATGATTCTTGACCCAGTGACTGTTCGGCCAGAGGATACAGTTGAACATGCACTTGAACTTATGCAGCTATATAGAGTTTCAGGCTTACCTGTAGTACAAGATAAAACGCTTATAGGTATTGTTACAAATAGAGACGTTCGTTTTGTTGAAGATCTCTCCAATACTTTTGTTCACGAAGTAATGACACGTGAAAATCTTGTTACAGTTCCTGTTGGAACTACATTAGATGAAGCAAAACATCATTTGCATATGCATCGCATTGAGAAGTTATTGGTTGTTAATGAAGCAGGGCAACTAGCAGGATTACTTACAATGAAGGATATTGATAAAATACAAAAATATCCTAATGCATGTAAAGATGACAAAGGTCGCCTTTGTGTGGGAGCAGCAATTGGTGTGGGTTCTGATTGTGAGGCTCGAGCAGAAGCATTACTTATGGCAGGAGTGGATGTTCTTGTTTTGGATTCTGCACATGGTCACTCAAAGAATATTCTTCATGCTGTAAAAGTAATAAAGCATTCTTTCCCTAATTGTCAGCTCATTGCAGGAAATGTTGCAACATATGAGGCTGCCAAGTCTTTACTATTAGCTGGTGCCGATGCAATTAAGGTTGGTATTGGTCCAGGTTCTATTTGTACTACACGTGTTGTTGCAGGTGTTGGTGTTCCTCAAGTAACAGCAGTAATGGAGTGTTCTAAGGCTGCAAGGGAGATGGATCGGTGTTGTATCAGTGATGGTGGAATTAAATTTTCTGGAGATGTAGTTAAAGCACTTGCTGTAGGTGCCAATACAGTTATGGTTGGTAGTCTTTTTGCTGGAACTGAAGAAAGCCCAGGAGAAACAATTCTCTATCAGGGAAGAACATATAAAATTTATAGAGGAATGGGTTCTATTGATGCAATGAAAGATGGGAGTTCCGATCGATACTTCCAGGACACAAATAAGAAACTTGTTCCCGAAGGAATAGTTGGGCGTGTTCCTTATCGTGGTCCTGTATCCGACACAATTTATCAACTTGTTGGAGGTTTATCTTCTGGTATGGGATATTGTGGTGCATCAGATTTAAAAACACTATTTAATACTTCTCAACTTGTGATTATTTCCTCAGCAGGTTTACGTGAAAGTCATGTGCACGATGTTATTATTACAAAAGAAGCCCCTAATTATCGAGTAGATACTCCCTAG
- a CDS encoding sugar O-acetyltransferase yields the protein MTELQKMLSGYEFESEDNEIYERSLKAQRYIKTLNALEPERPEQQLSILKQLFNYVSPTVRLQTPFFCSFGFNINIGNNTFIDMNCVFLDYNNITIGEGVLIGPCVNIYTITHPISVQERKRLAPNKNDAPLYNATANPVKIGDNVWIGGGSIILPGVVIGNNTTIGAGSIVTKSIPSDVLAVGNPCRVLRNLHP from the coding sequence ATGACAGAATTACAAAAAATGCTATCTGGCTATGAATTTGAATCTGAAGATAACGAAATTTATGAAAGGTCTTTAAAAGCTCAACGATATATAAAAACTTTAAACGCTCTTGAGCCAGAAAGACCTGAGCAACAACTTTCGATTTTAAAACAACTTTTTAATTATGTTAGTCCAACAGTACGTCTCCAAACACCATTTTTTTGTTCTTTTGGTTTTAATATTAACATTGGAAACAACACATTTATTGATATGAATTGTGTTTTTCTTGACTATAACAATATCACTATTGGCGAAGGAGTTCTTATTGGCCCTTGTGTAAATATTTATACTATAACCCATCCAATATCTGTACAAGAGAGAAAACGACTTGCTCCTAATAAAAATGATGCACCACTCTATAATGCTACTGCTAATCCTGTAAAGATTGGAGATAATGTATGGATAGGAGGTGGCTCTATTATTTTACCAGGAGTTGTTATAGGTAATAATACAACCATTGGTGCAGGTTCTATTGTTACTAAAAGTATCCCATCTGATGTACTTGCTGTAGGAAATCCATGTCGTGTTCTTCGTAATCTTCATCCATAA
- a CDS encoding phospholipase D-like domain-containing protein, whose amino-acid sequence MNFIFFSSIIVIYCLAIFTAAQALLHKKDSKSAFGWIAIIFMLPIPGIIFYWLFGIARVDSRASLLMGKAAYKVLGGKKDLHTGFFVKDPQGFIDSKTLPVNIAKLSMPGQKISDHYVVGGNNVYPLYNGEEVYPKMLEAISKATHRVYLSTFIFGNDFVGTLFIKTINEAAIRGCEVKILLDGIGSFFPIKSWREKLHPAIKLAYFLSPSLLPPKLSINLRNHRKILVCDSNIAFTGGMNISQHHLVTLKKSNRVQDIHFYCAGPIAKQLEIAFLLDWSFTTGETARIPFDPIKKQGSTLCRLIIDGPGSPHETIHDLFCAMSSSAQKNIRIMSPYFLPTPQLSEALASAVLRGVTVDIIIPLKNNHYLLQWAMAHQAPQLVDKNIHLFLQPPPFAHTKLLLIDNDYTLMGSANLDPRSLNLNFELVVENFSTTLTNNLIEFFDKKKSQSYQLTEHTKLPSLPIRLRNAASWLFSPYL is encoded by the coding sequence ATGAATTTTATCTTTTTTTCTTCTATTATTGTTATTTATTGTTTAGCTATTTTTACTGCCGCACAGGCATTACTCCATAAAAAAGACTCAAAATCTGCATTTGGATGGATTGCTATAATTTTTATGCTCCCAATTCCAGGAATAATCTTTTACTGGCTATTTGGTATTGCTCGTGTTGATAGTCGAGCAAGTCTTTTGATGGGAAAAGCAGCTTATAAGGTCTTAGGTGGGAAAAAAGATCTCCATACTGGCTTTTTTGTTAAGGATCCTCAAGGATTCATTGATAGCAAAACTCTTCCTGTAAATATAGCAAAGCTATCTATGCCAGGACAAAAAATTTCTGATCATTATGTTGTAGGAGGAAATAATGTCTATCCACTTTATAATGGAGAAGAAGTATACCCCAAAATGCTTGAAGCTATTTCAAAAGCTACCCATCGAGTATATCTTTCTACATTTATTTTTGGGAACGACTTTGTTGGAACACTCTTTATAAAAACTATAAATGAAGCTGCGATTAGGGGATGTGAGGTAAAAATATTACTTGATGGTATTGGCTCGTTCTTCCCTATAAAAAGTTGGAGGGAAAAATTACATCCAGCAATTAAGCTAGCCTATTTCCTATCACCAAGCTTACTACCTCCCAAATTATCTATAAACTTGCGTAATCACAGAAAAATTCTTGTATGTGATAGCAATATTGCATTCACTGGGGGAATGAATATCTCACAACATCACTTAGTAACTCTTAAAAAGTCTAACCGTGTCCAAGACATACATTTTTATTGTGCAGGCCCAATTGCTAAACAACTCGAGATTGCATTTCTATTAGACTGGAGTTTCACTACAGGTGAAACTGCTCGTATCCCTTTTGATCCAATAAAAAAACAAGGATCAACACTATGTCGTTTAATTATTGATGGTCCAGGCTCTCCTCATGAAACAATCCATGATTTATTCTGTGCTATGAGTTCATCTGCACAAAAAAATATCCGTATTATGAGCCCTTATTTTTTGCCAACACCTCAACTAAGCGAAGCTTTAGCAAGTGCAGTATTACGAGGAGTAACTGTTGATATTATCATTCCATTAAAAAATAATCATTACTTACTACAGTGGGCAATGGCCCATCAGGCTCCTCAACTTGTAGATAAAAATATACATCTCTTTTTACAACCACCACCCTTTGCACACACAAAACTCTTACTTATTGATAATGATTATACATTAATGGGATCCGCCAACCTTGATCCACGAAGTTTAAATCTTAACTTTGAACTTGTAGTAGAAAATTTTAGTACAACACTTACTAACAATTTAATTGAATTCTTTGATAAAAAAAAATCTCAATCCTACCAACTGACTGAACATACAAAACTACCGTCTCTCCCCATACGATTACGTAATGCTGCCAGCTGGCTCTTTTCACCCTATCTATAA